ACGCTGAGAAAGAAGGTCTCCTGCACGGTGTTGCCGTCCTTGTTCATCACGTGGCCCATGATGTTCCAGGCCTGACTGGCCGGTGCTGCGAGCGCAAGCGTGAAGAAAACTTTGTTCCATGGCACCGTCAGCACCGAACCGTCGCGCCGGAATACGTGGACGGTGCGGGTGACGCGGTTGAAACGGATGGGATAGTGCGTATAGACGAATGAATCCCTGCGCATCAACCAGATGGCCGCCGCCACAAACGGCAAGCCCAGGCAGGCAACAAAAATGAGGACGAAGGCATCGTCCTCTCCACCCGAGGTGCGATTGAGCGTGACATTCACCATGCCCACGGAGAACGCGATGAACATGATGATAGGCACCAGCGCGACCATCGTGATAAAGCCCCTGAAGCCGTACCACTTGTCTACCGATTCCAGGTAGGTCGAATTCATCTCGATGACGCTCAGCTGATAGTGCGGCGATACGTCGAGCCGGTTTTTTTGCAGCAGGCGATGGGATTTGTCCGATTCCGGCAGTGCGCGATTGGCGGGAAAGCCCCCAAATATGCCTGCAAAGTCCATCAGTCGTCCCCTTTGACGGCAAGCTCGAGCTGCGCCTGTTCGGTCTTCATGTCCTTGTAGCGTTCGCCTTCCAGAATGCCCCAGGGACAGCGCTCCAGCCAGTCCTGGACCTTGTTATCCTTGATGTACTCCAGGAAAATGCCGAGGCCGATCAGAAGCGCGACCAGCACGCCGATGACTGGAATGGCCAGGGCAGCGAGGGCACTGCCGGCCGCGGCACCGGCCGCCACGGCAATGGAAATGGTCAGGGCAGCGCCCACAACTGCCGAGGCCGCGTAGGTGGCCACGATCAAGCCGTCGGCGCCGGACTTGTACTCCGAATATGCCTGCATGCCGTCCAGGCCGGCCACCACCAGGCCGGTGGCGATGCCGGCGCGCCCTGCGAAGCGTGCCAGCATGGCGCCCCCGCTTGCGGCAATGCCCTGACCGAAACGCAGGCCCTGGGCCGCGCGCGCGGCGAGCGCGTTGCCGAACACTTCGGCCATGGTGGCACCAAGCGCCGTCACGCCCGCATACATGCGATAGCGCGCATCGTCGCTGTCATGGGCCAGCGCCTTTTCCTCGTCTTCCACCAGTTTCCACAGGCTGACCGCTTGCAGCATTCCCGTGATGACGCCCAGGCGAAAGTTCGTATTGATCACAGTGCGCCAGCGGGTCAGGTTGATCTGGTCCACCGCCTCCACTGTCCGGATACTTCTTGCCAGCCAGTCGGCACGCTGGTTTGGCGTCAGCCCGGCTGGCATGGCCTTGATCATTTCCCGGTCAGCCAGGACCAGCCAGTGCTTCTTCGTGGTGCCATCGATCCGCGCCCCGTGGATGTTTTGGCGCTTCAGCTCCGCGGCAACCGCCGCCTTTAACTTGTTCTCGGAAATTGGCTGACCGCTGGCCTTCTTGATCTCCTGAATCAGCTTGGCCCGGAACTTTTTCCTGCCGCCAGTGACTTCGCAGCGCACGACGGGGTGTCCGGATACCAGGCCAATACTCATGAGGAATGCACGGTAGCGCGGCGTGCCGTCGGCCAGCTTGCCCAGCGCGCGCGCGAACGGACCTGCCGTCTGCACCATCAGCCCGGCCAGCGAGTCGGCGACCGCTCCCCCCTGTACCTGGCCAACGGCGTTGGTATAGGTGGCGAACAGATTGTCCCAGGGGATTTGCCGCCAGTCGATTGCGACCTCGACTGCTTTCTTGATCGCGTCGACTGTTGTTTTCTGATTGAGCAGCAAGGCTCGCATGAGGAAGTTGCGTGTGTCGGACGCATCGCCCTCGAGCCATTTGTCATACAGTTTCGAGCACGCCGCCTTGTCCTGGGTGGAGGCAATGCAGCGCGTGACGACTGTCGTGTACACCGTACCCGACTCGACATGTTGCGGGTCGTAGTTGCAGACAAAATAGTTGTGCATCGCATCGCTCTGCATGACGGCAGCATGGCTGCGCGCCAACGGAGCGATATATTGCTTGTCAAAGGCGCTCAGCTGGGTGTTGAACGCCTGCATCCATGCCTTGCGGTCTGCATCCTTGAATTTCTTCGCGTACTTTTGCCAAGCGCCGTTCGCCGCACGCTTGGCCTCGGCAGGCGTCACGTTCCTCAACTGTTCCGTTTGCTGGCGCTGGGATTCAAACAGCCAGTTACCGATGGGATTGTTTACGAGCTGCTCGTTGGCCATTTTTTCGGCCCCCGAGATTTCATCGAGCTCGCCTTCCACCCGCACGGCCCGCTCGATCTGATCGATGGCCGCGCTGGCCATCACATTGCGCTGGAATGCCGGTTTGCTGGTGAACAGGTCCGCGTTGCGCTTCATGAGCAATGCCAGTTCCTGCGCCAGGCCAGCCGGGTCCGGCAGGGTTGCAATCAGTCCTTTGCCGGGCCGCATCTGGTCGCAAGCGCGCTTGAGCTTGTCGGCCTGGCCGTGGCGGGCGTCGAACTTGAACGGCGTCCACTGAAAAAGCGCCGCGCCTTTTTTCGCATCCATGGCATATTCCGCCACAATCGCGCTCAGCTGCGAAATGGGGCGCGTGCCGGCCACCTTGCCGCCACCGAGCGCCGCCTTCACATCAATGGCCAGCATGTGGCGGCTGCGCATGGCGGGATCATCGTGCAATTTCTGCACGGCCGGCGTCCAGCGCACATCGCTAAAGCCGATCCATACCTTGGTGGCATTGCGCGGATCGGCAATGGTGATGCAGCTGGCCAGCTCGCGGTGCCCTTCGTCAGGGCAATTGAAGGGCTTGGCAGGCACGACCGGCACCACGCCGGGGGTCTGCATCAGCTTGAAAAAATAGCCGTCGGGCGTGACAAAGTAGTTTTCCCAGCGCTTGCGCGCTTCGTCGTACAGGTACACATAACCGGAACGCAGAATGCGCTTGGTGTAGTGGGCAGCGCCGGCACCGAGCTCCATGTCCGGGTCGGCAGTGACGGGTGCGCCACCGCCGTGCGGAGCAACGGCATCCCGGACGAGCAAGAGCGGCAAGCCGCGCTTGTCACAGAACTCGCATTTTTTGGCCGGGGCAGTCGGTGTCGTCATGGTGCTTTCGTATCATTGAGTTGGTGCGGGGACAGTTCGTCCCATACATGGTCGTCGAGAAGTGCCAGGCGGTCGGCCAGGGTGGAATCATCGTCGGGATCGCTGGACGGCGGGATTGCCGCGGCAACCTGGGGGTGGCGGTCAAATGCATCGCCATGAAGCAGGCCGCGCATGGCGAACTCCACCAGATCGCCCGGTGCCGTCAACTGATGCCTGAGCGTGGCATGGTCGATCAGCCGTTCGGCGCGCTCGCCTTGCACCCACAACGCCTGCGGGTCCTGCACGCCGGCGGCCTGCAGCGCCCGGTTGACCAGGCCGATCCGTTCCACCCGCGCCCAGTTCCATGCCGTGCCCACTGCGGCAGTGCCCGCTGCCGGCGCTTCCGGCGCTTGCACCCAGGTGGCGCCGACAAAGTAAGCAAGCTGCTCGATGGGACCAAACAATTTCCTGCGCTGTCCAGCCGTCAGGATACGCAGCAGCTGATGCATGACGCGCGGGTCGTGCACGCGCAGCCAGACTTTACCGCCGCCAGCTGCTGTGGCGTATTGCAAGCCGTTCCAGTGGGTAATGAAGGCCCTGGCATCGGCCTCGGTCTGCACCAGCATGGAAACAATCGGCGCTTCACCGTTTTGCTGCGCCTGAAACAGTGACGTGAGCAAGGCATCGTTCTGCGCAGGCGCGAGCGCGCGCAAGTCCAGCAGCCGCGGCATCAGATGGGCACTGGCAGCCATGGGTTCCGGCACGATGGGCTCGGCCACTATCCCGTCCGGCAGATACTCCGCCATGGACGGTTCAATCAGGGCATACCTGTGCCGCGCCAACAAGTGGTGGTCAAACTGCAATGAATCGCTCATGTCAGCTCAGTGGCACCACGCTATCGCCGGCGGCAGCAGCACCGGCTGCCCGCAGCTCGCACACCTTCGGGTCACCCGGGGCAGGCAGCTGCACCGAACTGCTGGCACTTTTCGGCCCGGTCAGCTCCTTTTTGCTCGCCTTGAATTCCATCTTGCCAGGGCCGTGGATCATGATGTTGCCGCCTTCCAGCTTGATAAAGGCGCCTTGCGCAGTCAGCATCACATGCTTGTTGGGCGCGCCGATGGTGACCGATTTGGTCACGCTGGCAACCGTGATGGCCTTGTCGGCAGTCAGGCTGGTGCTGCCGGATTGACTCTGGCTGCTGACCTTGCCGCTGGCAGCATGCAGGCGGATGCCGGTTTCCTGGTTGGGCCTGGCCGCATCGCTTGCCTTGCCATACGTGAACAGGCTAATGCCCTTCAAGACCGCGTGACCCAGGTTGGCCTGGGCCACCATGTTGACATCCTGGGCCGTGATGGTGGACGACTTGCCGGCACTGATGATCGTGCTGGCGGGCGTGGCCGCGGCAATGCCGGCGGGCGCCGACAGCTGCATGTGCGGCTGGCTGAAGGCAGGCACCTCGCCACTGCCGCCGTTCTCGCCGCTGCCGCGGCCCTTTTCGGTGGCCTCCATCACGGCCAGTGTGTCGGCCATGTGCACAATGGCAGGCAGCTGGTCCGGCGCCGGCTCGTCCTTGAGCTTGGCATTGTGCTTCTGGGCCGTCGTGGCCATGCTTTCCTGCAATTCCTTGCTGCGCTGGATTTGGGAGATGGCTTCGCGCACGTCAAGCTGGCTGCCGCTGGCATTGTTGCGTGCATCGCTGGACAGCAGCATGCCTTGCCCCGCACGCATGGCCACGGCAGCTTCGGATTTGAGCTCCGCGCCAAAACCGGCGGGCTGCAGCTGCTGATTGTCGGTCTGGTGGCGCAGGCTGCCCAGGTTCAGTTCATCGGTCCCCTTATGGGCGGCGGCGTGCCGCTGCAGGACCAGGCGCGACTGCCCGGGCGAATCATCCATGACCAGCTGGTTATAGGCCCCGGTGCCGCCCTGGCTGCTGGCCATGGCCTGGGTCTTGATGCCCGACAGGACGGCCGGATGCGCATGCGCACCGCTCTCGCCGGGAAACCACGGCGGCGCATTGCCGGTACTGGCGCCCGCGCCCTGGCCGACGGCATTATGCTGGGCATCAGTTTCGCCGCGGCCGTTGTAGACCGCACCAATGACGACCGGACGGTCAATGTCGCCTTCCAGGAAATCGACCAGCACCTCCTGGCCCACGCGCGGCAGCGCATGGCTGCCCCAGTTGCTGCCCGCCACGGGAGCGAGCGGCGTGGCCACCCGCACCCAGGTGCCGGCCGTATCGTCGGCGGGCGCCCCCGTGTGGTTGGCACCAGCGGGATGATCGAGGCGGCTGTGGCTCTGGGCCCCGCGCTGCCAGTGGAACTGCACTTTCACGCGGTGGTCGCGGTCAGTATGGATGACGCTGCCCGCCGGTCCCACCACGATGGCGGTCTGCTGGCCGCTCACGGTGGGACGGGCGAACTTCTCGCGGCCATCGAGGTCGAACACGCAATTGCGATAAGGGATGCTGCTGCGGATCGCGTCGATGCGGTTGCGGTAAAGCGGGCGTTCGCCCATGCCGGTGCCTACGGCATGCAGACTGGTGGCGTCTTCTTCCTCGATTAACTGCGCCAAGGCAGAGGTCGGCAGGTGCTTGGCGACATCAGCCTTGAGTTCGGCGCTCAGGTTGTTGTGCATGAGGTGAACGGTGCGCACGACGAGGAAGGTGCGCCCGTCGTCATTGTCGGCCAGGTCGTACTGGGCCTGCCCGTGCAGGGTAAAGGTAGTGCCCGGCGAGAGCGTGCGTACGGTGCCTGCCGCAACGTGCGTCTCGCGCCGTGCTGTCAGGCCCTGCATGCGGTGGTCCGCCATGCGCAAGCCTTGCTCGCGTGTTTCATAGAAGTAGGGGCCATGCGTGTCGCGGCTCAGGAGCGACACGTCGCCCGTGCCTGCCGCAGCACCCACGGGGCGGTGATGAACCGCACGGTAATCCCAGCTGCTCATTTCCAGCGCATTGGTCTGCTGCTGCACGGCGGTCCGCCATCTGTCCAGGCCATCTTCTTTCATGACGGCGCCTGACTGCGTGAAGCGAATATCGCGCTGCATGTTGGGCTGGAACACGCCATTGTGGTCGGCAATGACCATGGTGTGGCTGCCGAGGGAAGGGCTGTTCGGGTCGCCGCTATGCTCAAAGAAATAGAACAGACCTTCTTCGGCCATGAGGCGCTCGATGAAGGCGAAATTACTTTCCTGATACTGGGTCGTCAGGCTGCGCTTGGGATAGACCTCGCGGTCGGCAAGCTCGAAACGCCATTCCGGCACCAGGCGGCCCTTGCCCTGGTATTCGCCGAAGACCGCGTCGATGATGTCGAAGACCGTCATGTCCTGGAACACGCGGCTGTCGCGCCCCAGCCTGGCGAAAGCGGTCCACGGGCTGATGGTCAGCTGATAACGGGCGAAACCGCCATTGGCGCCGCTGTGTTCAATGGCCGTGATATGGCCGTGGAAGGGCCGCAAGTCGTCGCGGCTGTGGGCTGTCATCAATTGCAGCAAGGCGGGCTGGCCGATCAGCGACTTGAGCTTGAGGCTGGCGTCGGTGGATAGCGCACTGACCACAAACTCGAAACCCTGGTCCAGGCCTTCCTCGCCGCGTACGCACTCGGCCAGCAGGGTATCAGCGCCCAGCGGGGTGGTCAGGCGCAGCAGTCGGGTTCCTTGGGAAAACTGAGGCAGCAGGGCTTGCAATATTGATGACGCAGTCGTGCTCATTCTTCGCTCCATAGTGCCACGCCAACTAAACGGACGGACAACGTTTAATTTTAACAAACATTTCCGGGTATGATGTAATTTGTATAAAGATTTCGGGCGCTGGGCGGATTGCGGCGCACGGAAAAGCGACAGCTCGGGGCGAGCATAGCGGGATTGGTGTGAGGCAATTAAGTTGATGATGGATTGTCTGACATGGGTCAGGCTTTGCCGGGC
This region of Massilia sp. PAMC28688 genomic DNA includes:
- a CDS encoding DUF6708 domain-containing protein, coding for MDFAGIFGGFPANRALPESDKSHRLLQKNRLDVSPHYQLSVIEMNSTYLESVDKWYGFRGFITMVALVPIIMFIAFSVGMVNVTLNRTSGGEDDAFVLIFVACLGLPFVAAAIWLMRRDSFVYTHYPIRFNRVTRTVHVFRRDGSVLTVPWNKVFFTLALAAPASQAWNIMGHVMNKDGNTVQETFFLSVSDSGTPDGLHLLRSHWEFVRRYMEEGPQSVTGQVQFCLPIARQRESFMFGVHRLMANSSTTALYLWPIMLMSMAFDLLVVPFRFIAMRTSKIPQWPKEVTAGSAVEAGDPYAIEGDRKGTRRAVFPEAAAAAGVRFVAPPAPPKSS
- a CDS encoding T6SS effector BTH_I2691 family protein, translating into MTTPTAPAKKCEFCDKRGLPLLLVRDAVAPHGGGAPVTADPDMELGAGAAHYTKRILRSGYVYLYDEARKRWENYFVTPDGYFFKLMQTPGVVPVVPAKPFNCPDEGHRELASCITIADPRNATKVWIGFSDVRWTPAVQKLHDDPAMRSRHMLAIDVKAALGGGKVAGTRPISQLSAIVAEYAMDAKKGAALFQWTPFKFDARHGQADKLKRACDQMRPGKGLIATLPDPAGLAQELALLMKRNADLFTSKPAFQRNVMASAAIDQIERAVRVEGELDEISGAEKMANEQLVNNPIGNWLFESQRQQTEQLRNVTPAEAKRAANGAWQKYAKKFKDADRKAWMQAFNTQLSAFDKQYIAPLARSHAAVMQSDAMHNYFVCNYDPQHVESGTVYTTVVTRCIASTQDKAACSKLYDKWLEGDASDTRNFLMRALLLNQKTTVDAIKKAVEVAIDWRQIPWDNLFATYTNAVGQVQGGAVADSLAGLMVQTAGPFARALGKLADGTPRYRAFLMSIGLVSGHPVVRCEVTGGRKKFRAKLIQEIKKASGQPISENKLKAAVAAELKRQNIHGARIDGTTKKHWLVLADREMIKAMPAGLTPNQRADWLARSIRTVEAVDQINLTRWRTVINTNFRLGVITGMLQAVSLWKLVEDEEKALAHDSDDARYRMYAGVTALGATMAEVFGNALAARAAQGLRFGQGIAASGGAMLARFAGRAGIATGLVVAGLDGMQAYSEYKSGADGLIVATYAASAVVGAALTISIAVAAGAAAGSALAALAIPVIGVLVALLIGLGIFLEYIKDNKVQDWLERCPWGILEGERYKDMKTEQAQLELAVKGDD
- a CDS encoding DUF4123 domain-containing protein, coding for MSDSLQFDHHLLARHRYALIEPSMAEYLPDGIVAEPIVPEPMAASAHLMPRLLDLRALAPAQNDALLTSLFQAQQNGEAPIVSMLVQTEADARAFITHWNGLQYATAAGGGKVWLRVHDPRVMHQLLRILTAGQRRKLFGPIEQLAYFVGATWVQAPEAPAAGTAAVGTAWNWARVERIGLVNRALQAAGVQDPQALWVQGERAERLIDHATLRHQLTAPGDLVEFAMRGLLHGDAFDRHPQVAAAIPPSSDPDDDSTLADRLALLDDHVWDELSPHQLNDTKAP
- a CDS encoding type VI secretion system Vgr family protein; this translates as MSTTASSILQALLPQFSQGTRLLRLTTPLGADTLLAECVRGEEGLDQGFEFVVSALSTDASLKLKSLIGQPALLQLMTAHSRDDLRPFHGHITAIEHSGANGGFARYQLTISPWTAFARLGRDSRVFQDMTVFDIIDAVFGEYQGKGRLVPEWRFELADREVYPKRSLTTQYQESNFAFIERLMAEEGLFYFFEHSGDPNSPSLGSHTMVIADHNGVFQPNMQRDIRFTQSGAVMKEDGLDRWRTAVQQQTNALEMSSWDYRAVHHRPVGAAAGTGDVSLLSRDTHGPYFYETREQGLRMADHRMQGLTARRETHVAAGTVRTLSPGTTFTLHGQAQYDLADNDDGRTFLVVRTVHLMHNNLSAELKADVAKHLPTSALAQLIEEEDATSLHAVGTGMGERPLYRNRIDAIRSSIPYRNCVFDLDGREKFARPTVSGQQTAIVVGPAGSVIHTDRDHRVKVQFHWQRGAQSHSRLDHPAGANHTGAPADDTAGTWVRVATPLAPVAGSNWGSHALPRVGQEVLVDFLEGDIDRPVVIGAVYNGRGETDAQHNAVGQGAGASTGNAPPWFPGESGAHAHPAVLSGIKTQAMASSQGGTGAYNQLVMDDSPGQSRLVLQRHAAAHKGTDELNLGSLRHQTDNQQLQPAGFGAELKSEAAVAMRAGQGMLLSSDARNNASGSQLDVREAISQIQRSKELQESMATTAQKHNAKLKDEPAPDQLPAIVHMADTLAVMEATEKGRGSGENGGSGEVPAFSQPHMQLSAPAGIAAATPASTIISAGKSSTITAQDVNMVAQANLGHAVLKGISLFTYGKASDAARPNQETGIRLHAASGKVSSQSQSGSTSLTADKAITVASVTKSVTIGAPNKHVMLTAQGAFIKLEGGNIMIHGPGKMEFKASKKELTGPKSASSSVQLPAPGDPKVCELRAAGAAAAGDSVVPLS